In Lolium rigidum isolate FL_2022 chromosome 7, APGP_CSIRO_Lrig_0.1, whole genome shotgun sequence, the DNA window atccggatcaaccaaggcttcatgtaccttgagtggttcaaaactagacgcaaaagcatggtgttgacaataagtgataagtaatgcatggtgtctatgagttaccactccttttgagatgctaccaaggacttgatctactttcatgtcacttgcccttatagcagccttgatcttccgaatgcttccttcatgatcaatgaactcatctcttgctagtacttgataatgagggaccacttgagcttgatcatgagttgaggatgtttcttgatcatcatcatggtcttgctcagtgggatgaggactttcttcttgttcttcggaatgtgactcaacttgagtggaggatggttcttgagttgcacttgatggttcatcttgagttgagctaggctccacttgggttgtgcttgatacttctacttcATCACTTTGATCATCAGTATGAACTTTTGTGggtcggatgtgtccaatgcccataagcttgatggcattagaaggatcatcattacctgcaacacatggaacaacttgctccacttgggagccattatcctccaagaacaccacgtcacaatatACTTCAATAGCCCAatggacttgttgtagtatctataggcatgggagttctccgcatatccaacaaatgtgccctcaatggttctagtttcaaatttaccgagcttccctttattgttcttaacaagacatttgcatccaaagacacaaatgtacatgacattaggcttgttacctgtgagaactgagaagctcgtatggggttttgttatggagggggcagaggaagagccggttggagtagtggacaacAGTAGAGATggattctccccaaaagttgtggggtgagttgaattcactcaacatggttcttgccatctcaatgatagtccggttcttcctttcaacaacaccattttgttgaggggtgtatggtgctttaaactcatgcttgatgctctcgccatcaacaaactcttgcatggtgtagttcttgaactcggtgccattgtcagtcctaatcgccttgatctcggattcatacatacgctgagccttcttggcgaagaggatgaactctctatgggtctcatccttagacttaaggagaaagacccaagagtatcttgagtaatcatcaacaatgacaagtccatacttgctccaaccaagagtatcataatgtgatggcccaaagagatccaaatgaaggagctccaaaggcctagatgtggtgacaatgctcttgataggatgtttcttcttgagttgctttccagctacacatgcaccgcatacacgatctttctcaaaagaaatgccggttagtccaacaatgtgctcaccctttaggagttgtttaatatttctcatgttaacatgaccaaggcggcgatgccacaaccaaccttcgtcatgtttggccgccattagacatgtggagggagaggggctctctttcgagaggtcaaccacataaaggttgttctccacatatccaacaaggaccaatttgagagtgtcacacctaaagactttcacacaataattagtaaaatatgaattataaccGGCATCCGCAAGGTGATATATAAAAAGcaaattatagccaagggattcaacaagcatgaccgtctcaaggcacaagtccttagagattgccaccttgccatacccaagtacctttccctttgaattgtcaccaaaggtgatgcttgacttcttgtttatatcttcaatgaattggtcaagcacacctcttcctccggtcatatgattggtgcatccactatcaaacacccattttggaccaccggaggaatacccctacaaaatcaagtagaggttttaggaacccatcgattaatgggttccctagtcatggaaacaagatcttttggtacccaaattgagtaacctctataagcatagccatcacgaggtccaacatagttagcataaacatcaccataataatcaataaataaagcatagtgattgtttggccccgtgcggtcaccactagtggctttgccctttgaggctttgccatcattagtgaccttcttgttcttttcttgagcgggcttctccttcttgtagttgttcttattgtaggacttgggaacatatccaagtccaaacttttgaatgtttgacctttgcttactcaagaggtcatccaatctcatcttattcttggcggtggtgaactttgcaagttcctttgttaacctaacattttcctcaagaatagttgcttgctcacaagatgattcattaggatgatagttgagaccatatttgatcaccaaggattcaagatatgcattggtctcaacatgcaaagataattcctcttgtaaacgaacatgttcctctacaagtttagcatgctcatgAGTAAAtgaggtggaggaactagcaacatatttagcaataatgggatcattcattgatccaCGAGCCTTTTTGTATGTTTCttgaagtaggtcatggttctctccaagtttcttgagctcatccttagcaAGCTTATTAGCTCTTTCAagatggtcaagatccctagtgagagaagcatgagcaacttcaatctccttctttgaagcatcgagctcttgggacaataattgagccctttcaatagtttcaagatccttcactttatctagttcatagttttcaatttgttgcttaaggccttgagacatGCACCTTTCGATTTTTAGCTCttatcttaggagattgaatctccgttctttatcattcaaatgatattctaattcctcaatggactcatccttttctttgagggagtccatcaagaaatcaaacttgacaagtgcttcaccacgaagggtgcatctaactttttaaagttccttaagcacaattaattcttcttgattttcagtttcatcatgAAGAACACTACATAGAGAAGGTGgagattccattaccttggtttctcttgccattagacaagagccaacgatcgtagaggagggagagtcatcggagtcgtcatcttgagttgttctttccatgaaggaagaaccaacatcattctccgtggagtaatccttggagtagtcatatgtgaagagtgacccgggcttggagaaagccaaaccggccactccggcctccttctcctcatcttcctcttattcATCGGAcatgtactcggccccaacaaaggctcttcccttgttcttcttgtatcgatcgttgattgggtttggcttcaatcttggcttgacccctttgacaaactttggcttgtctaccctttactcataagggcactcatttgcaaagtggccatcttcatcacagttgtaccAAGTTCTCTTCTTAACATTGGAAaatttgccttgtacttcttggcaaagaaagcaaagtctaaggcgatgtcactagttgaagtcatctcttcatcttcttcaatttcatagacttcttctctttcatggtcagctctagccttgagggcaaggttgtgtgaggcttcatcaacacggttcatttccATGAGCCTTTCTCCTGTCTTGGCCACGTTCGAattggctgccacataggagactagatcatcggcgttcagatcggcactcttggtaatgatttgcaagttgagtgcaaggttggtgtccttttgcttgactgcaattatggcaatgaccttggactttatgaatgcttcattcatctcaaagcCGTCATTGTATTTCTCacaaccaagtcccttgaccttcactctaagagcaccaagccttgcataggcatcggccacagattctccttctctaatcatgaacatagtggcctcttgctttgcggactcgtaaagagatgattggatcaaatcggttccctcttggagtactacgatccgatcccataactctttagcggagtcaatgtcattgacttgatcaaggagcttgcggttgatgccactcctaatcttgtcacgtgcggaggcattgagttgacggttgtagaattcggtggaggtcaaccgagcgggatcttgtggcttccggtatccatcaacaatgatctcccattactccacactgcagctgcgaatatgagattccatagaagatttcccaaaaggaaagtgagttccatcaaaatggggaacattcccactatggtttatatgaggcatgggtgaagtgtttttgggatagtcatgattgacttgATGGAAACCTTCCGGAGGAACCGAAGTCCCACTAGAGGTTCCACTAGTCAggctcttaagcatggcagtcatttgtgccatttggcttggacttcatcctcctttttcttttttctcggcatcatatgccaagaatctggatttcatctccttaaccgaaaggttagaatcttcatccagaccctcgaatagtttatccatctcactcttaaggctgtgaGGCCCTtgaaaagagtccaggctctgtaacaattgaaagttcagagatggtaaacctagaggggggtgaataggtttctacaaattttaattctttctttgcagtattaggctttgcggaatataatgaTGAGCCTAAtgaaaactaggtgaagcaacctctatgaggatacaagtaactcaagcacgaatgcTCTCAcgggcagttatatcacaagtaaggagttcggttagagataatcgatagcacgcggagacgagggtttattcccgtgttcccttcctttgcaagaaggtacgccacgtttggaggggtggaggtcccacgaaggctcaccctattctccggagcctatcccacgaaggaatagctcactcacttgtggtagactttgaggtagcctccaaaccttcacaatcttgtcaggagcaaatccgcagcccggatgcttccggacctctcttgcccacctagggtttccaaggaaccctagagagcaagtttcttgatgaatacaagggggaataagatttggcttggtagaacagtagatcgggtcctcctctatcgtttccccggagggatttgagtttgggtggaggaggagggagatctaaggcttttggtgtttctaacaatggagtatgatagagagagagatcaagaacagcttgtagtgtagtgcctaacccttcagaggtagaagaagggatATATATAGTGTCTCTTGAAATAAGGCCGTTGGTGACTTGCCACCTCAACAGTTTtctcgagaaacccggtcaaccgggcctagcGCCGGACatgccggcgcaggggccggtcagaccgagcCAGGCACCGGGCAAGCCGGTTCAAACTGGAGCTGGGGCCGGGTCCTGACCGGGCGGGCTCTGAGACATACTGGACATCCCCCGGCTGGCTCCAGCGTGgggtccggttggcgccggggcgtccggcccagcacccggcccGACCGGGCGTGTGACCGGATGCagccggtccagaccgggcctgggaccgggcccaAGATGACGAAGCTCCTTTTCTTACTGGTCTTGACCCGGCTGgcaccggtcctggggccggtcggtGCCGGGCTGGCCGCTGAAGAGACCCTTATTGTTTTTCATCAAAGTGGGGGTCTCctattgccttcttgttccattgatacacctttttaccttattggctaatacctgggaataatctcataaacatgtattagaccaaatactctagcatggTGTCAttattaccaaaataatggataagggtaaaatacccttacatgggcggaagttccggtcctgggaagAGGAAGTTCCGGTCGGAGCGAAAGTTTCGGCCAACTTCCGGTCTAGTTCCGAAAATGGTCGTTTTCCTTGCATAACCATCCATGGTTGTTTTGGCGCGatttcggaactagggcggaacttgggcggaagttccgatgGGAGGAAGTTCGGGgcagaagttccggctggattctcTTTCCTGGGCATTTGGCCGggagttccggtcctggggggcggaagttccggctggagcgCTGGGTCTCCATCTTCTCCATTTTCAGatccctctccattggcttggtctccatggcttgcgtcttggtcgatgtaccttaTTGAACACatggtatttgcatgaagtagcatgtcatccaatgaggtatcaaatgcatacgtggaaaggagcgaattcacctcttggtgtatggctttggcccgagctcgtatcattgggccacgaggagggctcgtcggtcttgatgtagtgtcgtccgtgggcggggctacatcagttctatagcaagccaagtagctctagaTCTAGAGTTAGTCGTAAGTTAGTCTACGAGTTAttcttttggagctttatttgttgttttacctcactgtaaagtaggaggatgtgttgatcttctgtaaacaattCGTGTGCACTTCTATAGACGTCTTGGActcacatatgtttctgttgtaccacttcgagggatgtaatacgagtggaatggtgtttcacttgtgttatgtcaacgacttgcatactacaccatgcagtggtatgctgggtcaccgcacttgACCATCTTGATACCACATAGAGTCACATGGAGGCTCACCTCTTCTGTTCCCAGTAGCACTGACGGCTAGGATTGGGTTGAGTCTCTTAGGTTTTTCTCTCCTGCAGCTCCCTCCTTATATAGGTTAGCACCCACATGGGAGGGCTTGGGCCACTTGGGCCACAAAACTGGTTAACGTGTTCCAACAGTAGCTGATGCAACTAATACATCCACTAAAATCATTCATGTGTTACCTATCAATCAATCATTTTCAACTCTTATGTAAAAAATCATGAATACTaaactagttgattttcaacgctAAGTGTTCACAACTTTAGTTCCGTCCATCTTCCACAAGTCCAACATACTCACTTTCTCTATGTCTTCTTGCTTCTACATTGCACTTGTCATGGACAATCATTGCCCTATGTGTTATGTCTTTGTTTCTTCCATTATTCACAATCTCCGCTTCCCTGGATATGACCTACTCTAATTAGAAATGCTGAAGCAATATAAAGTTCGAAATTTATGTGATATTACAAAACAATATACATTACATGGATATTATCTTAAAGCTTATACCTTCTTAGGGGCATATATGATGAACTTTAGTAAAAAAACATTGGTAAAAAACACATGATGCAAACATACAATAACGCAAACACATTTCATGTATGGCACCAAGAAACTTAAGAAGTCAAGATATCCCAACCATGTACAATCATCTGGCATTATAAAGATGTCATGCACAGTGATACATTTTTTTTCAAACAAATGAAGTACTTTTCTTTTGGAGAAAAGAATTGTATAGTGTATAGTGCTTTAACTAATGGGGAACAATTTTGTTCACCTGATCAATCCATCGAATGGATTTGCTGGTTGTGTTGTTGTTGCTTGTGTCGCCTCTATGTCATTTGCATGCCacccactctatgtgatttgtatgtccTGTTTATATTCTCTAGCTTACGACTCCACGATGAGCTACCATGCAAGATCTAACAcctcccacccccccccccccaaaaaaaaacttGGAATCATTTGCTGCCTCATCTTCCTCGATGGGCATATCTTTTAGTGCTTCCTCTGCTTGATTGGACAAAGTTCCGTACCATGAAAGTTGATTACCAAAATATTTCCCTAATGTGAGCTCAGTTTTGTGGCGTTCAAGCGACACGAATTCAGGGTCGTTCGATATGGCTCCAATGAGGTTCCAACGAGATCAAATTGGCGAAGTCGATGCCTCCATTAATAATGGCAGAAGCACAAGTTAGTGACTTTATGATTTTCTTTTATGttgtgtatgttttttttttgcacacgCTGCAAGCATGCATATGCTTGTTAGGTAAACACTAGCAATTCGACTACAATGATTCCTGACATTTGTCTTTAAGGCCAAGTTTATGTTGGAAATGTGATTCTTCATTGTTGGTTGCGTTGTTTCAATATGTTGCATGTGTTTCTCCAATGTTGTTTGCACGTGATTTGACCATATAATAATGGAGTATTTGCTGCATTGACATGTTTGTATGCTGTAGAGACTTTGGATGATTTTTTTTGATGAGTCACAAAGACAAATATTCGAGAAAAATGTTGCATATATGAATGTTGCGTTGATCGAAATGTTCTGAATCACAACTTTCAATTAGTTTAATTGGATGGCTAGAAAGGTGATCCATATGAGAAAACTTTAATTTGATTGACACCTATATGAGAAAACTTTAATGTAATCTAGTACATGATGAAATTTAATGAGAAATTTTCATGAAGTTTCCGGGAAGGAAAGATAGTAGATGTTTGAGGctaagaaattttttttttttttgaggtgccTAAGAAAAATATTGAAAACCACAACCGGCTACGGTAGAGCGGAGAAACAAGACACACCTCGGCGCCGGTTTGCAATTCCAATGTCAATCACATCACAAGTCTAGGTGGAAACTTATAGTACCGTAGATAGAAAAAAGAGTGTCTAGGTGGAAGGAAACTTGAAGCTTTAGTAGGTGCCACGCCTAATCCCAAATTATTAGAACGAAAATCTAAAAAAGGCCGCCCTCAAATCATTCCTTCATTGGATTGACGAGCAACTAACCCACCGCCCACCACGGACCCTCCAACGACGACAGCCAGGACGGCGGCGATCTCGGACCCCGCCAACCCAATCCCGCCATTGCCCTGCGCTAGGAGGCCTCTGGATCTCGGATGGCGTCGGCCAAGTCCTCGCGGTCGCGGCCGGCCGGCCACTCCGGGGTGTTCCCGGTGGGCGGGGCGGCGTTGGGGGTTGGCGCCGGGGGAggtggcgggggcgggggcggcggcgacggcggggtgCAGCTCGCCGACAAGCTCAAGATCTTCAAGACCGACAACTTCGATCCCGACGCCTACGTGCAGTCCAAGTGCCAGACCATGAACGAGAAGGTGAGGCAGCTCTCTGTCTGATCCGGCTAGGGGTTGCGCGCGCGCTCGATCCATCTCCATTTGTGTTTGCCGAGTCTGGATCGCGAATGGTGGGATTTGGGTGGTGGAAGGAGCCTGTCATCGCGGTTCGTATGGGGGCACGAGAAATGCCATGTGGTGGCTCGATTGGTGTTCGCATGTAGGGCAAATACGTTATGGGGGCATCAACTTCTCCTTTCTTATGTTTGCATTGTTGAATTATGCTATGTACTATCTAGAGATTTTGGTCAAATGATTAGATAGTCTATGTAGATGAATAATTCTGATTCTGTGTGGCATGGTTGTGGTTGCAATATAGGACTAAATGAACCGGAATTGTTTCAGGCGAATACTTTATTACTCTAGCTGGAGGTGAAACTTGATTAATTCCTTGTGCAAGGGATTGTGTTTTGGCTGCATTATACGTCAAAACGGAAAACCTGGCTAATAGCTGACGAATCAACTCTTTATTACAGGAAATAAGACATTTGTGTTCTTATCTGCAAGATCTAAAGAAGGCTTCAGCTGAAGAAATGCGCAGAAGTGTCTATGCAAATTATGCTGCATTCATCAGGTCTGGTAGCCGCCCCAAGAGTGTGATTTATGCTGTTGTCAATTGTCACTTGTGTGCTAGAAATTAACCCCCGTAATCATGATGGCACATTATTTTCTACACTTGTCAATTGTCACTTATGCGGAAGCATTTACCTATTTTAGTTTACTGTCTTTAGCTTATTTGTTTCTTAGAATTTCCTTTAAGCTTTTTGTGGATGGCTACATATGCAAACGCCAGCTACGTACCAAAGTTCCTCAAATGTTCTCCTTTTTCATATATTCCCACTTCCGACTTGTTAACTGAGTAGTGAGTGGATGGTTGGAGAATTGTTTGGTAAGCACGTAGCATACACTCACACAATCGTACACACTATAGTCAGTCCCCTTTTATTATACATATGCATCCTTTGTGTTTATACATAAAGGTTGTAGGTAGCTATCATGTATTTGGTTTTTCTTCTGTCCTAAACTCAAAAGTTAGTGCTCTGACTGTCAAGAATAACAATAAATGTGTCTTCTTCAACCAATAGCCTCACTATTATTATGAATCGAGGATCATGGGTATAATCATTTTTTATGTGCAAATCATCTAATTTTGCATTCATGACATTGCTGTTAAATAATTTCTTTTATTTGTTTCTGTTCGTCCTCTTCAATATTATTTCTGTGTCCCCACTTATATATTAAAATTGATCTCCTGGCCatcagaacatcgaaggagataTCAGACCTAGAAGGAGAGCTCTTATCAATTAGAAATTTACTCAATACACAGGCAGCTTTAATCCATGGTCTATCTGAAGGAGTTCAGATAGATTCCCTGACTTCGGGCACAGAAGGTTCTACAGAAGAGGACATATCCAATGTTGAAGATCAGGAACCTTCAGAAATACAGAAATGGTCTGCAGATTTCCCTGACTTGCTTGATGTTTTGCTAGCTGAGAGGAGAGTAGACGAAGCGCTAGATGCACTAGATGAAGCGGAGCGAGTTGCTGCAGACGCAAGACGTACACAAACTCTAACTGCAGCAGAAATTTCAGCTTTGAGAGGTGCTGTCTCTGATAATCGTCAAAAGCTTGCAGACCAGCTTGCTGAAGCTGCTTGTCAGTCGTCTACTCGTGGCATTGAACTTCGCGCTGCCGCTTCTGCTCTTAAAAGGCTTGGTGATGGCCCTCGAGCTCACAGTCTGTTACTCAGTGCACATAATCAAAGGCTCCAATGCAACTTGCAAACTATACATccgtcaagcacatcatatggcgGGGCATACACTGCAGCACTTGCTCAGCAAGTTTTTTCAGTTGTAGCTCAGGCGCTCAGTGACTCTGTAGAAGTCTTTGGTGACGAGTCATGTTATGCTTCTGAGCTGGTTACATGGGCGACCAAGCAGGTCTTGTCCTTTGCACTTCTGGTAAAGAGGCATGTGTTGTCTTCTTGTGCAGCTGCTGGAGGTTTGAGAGCAGCTGCAGAATGTGTTCAGATATCACTTGGCCATTGTTCCTTGCTGGAAGCTCGTGGTCTGTCTGTTTCCTCTGTTCTCCTGAAGCAATTCAAGCCCAGTCTTGAGCAAGCATTAGATGCTAACTTGAGGAGAATTGAAGAGAGTACTGCTGCCCTAGCTGCAGCCGATAACTGGACACTTACTTATCCCCCAAATGGTATTCGCCCAGTAGCTAGATCTTCCGTTGCTAATTTGGCACTTCAACCAAAGCTCTCTACCAGCGCGCATCGTTTCAATTCGATGGTTCAGGTAATGATTGATCCATTTTGATTAATATGAATGAATCTTTCCTACTTGTTTTCATCAAAATGGTAGTGACCTATCCTTCTTGCAAGCTTGGTCATGCCGAGTATGGCATAATAGTATTGGTTTGTTCTTTACTAGACCACAAATAGCTACATCCTAAGTTAACATTTATCTTGATTGAAGTTATGTTCGCACAAAGATGTAGTTCTCAGCTTAGATTTGGTTAGTTCTCAGTAGATGATAACCTCGACTTCAAGGTTTTCAACCTAGTCAAGTCGAGTCTCCACGCAACCGACTAGGTGACTAGTCATGAATAGCCTGAGACTAGTATGGCAGTTGTACAAACAGATCAGAGCAGGGGGTGAGTTAGAGAAGAGAAGAACAGAGTAGGAGAGACCATGTGACTGGAGGGGCAACATGATGAGGGAGTACCAAGTATTGACCAGGAGAGGTGTCAGTACGTTAGGGAGGTGGAGATCTGAGGTGGTGGCATGTCTTGGAGATGTGGCAGCTCAGCGGACCATGTGAGTGGAGGGGcaacatgatgaggagggagtaccaAGTATTGACCGGGAGAGGTGTCAGTACGTTAGGGAGGTGGAGATCTGAGGTGGTGGCATGTCTTGGAGATGTGGCAGCTCAGCAGCATCTCTTGGCAGCAGATGAATAGTTTCTGCAGGAGTTCCCTGGAGAACTGCTGGTGATGGGCGTTGCTGTCACAGCATCACCCTAAATGGTAGTTGCTGAGCCTAGGTGGTTGGCATGGACCAGCTTGGTGTTTAGTCCTCCACCATTTTGTTTGCTTTGAGGGAACTATTGTAGTTCCATAGTACATTAATACTAAAGTAGGCATTTCGTGGCAATCAAGAATTAGGAATGTAGCTTTGGAAGTGGACAAATATGGGAATATTTAATTCTTTGTCCTTCGTCTTCCTTAAGCGTCAAACTACAGCATATTATATTAATACAGTAGGATTGCAGACATTGAGGTGTCTGGAAAAATCATAGAGCTCCTGACAAAATTCAAATCTAACATTGTCCTATTTGGAAGCATAAAATCATCAACGACAGTAATACTAGTGGGCCAGCCTGTCAGAGCTTAAAATTGTTTAATACTTGGCTTCAGTGGTATATAGGTGAGAAACTAGCCatctacatcatcatcacataTCCATATAAGAAATCTTCTAATACAAACTGCCACCTTTGCACCCGGTTTCTTTGAAAGGGGTTATTGTCTTTGTATCTTTATCCTTTCAACCATAGTGTATGACTTAACACAACATGTATTTATAATACCTGTAACTTTCAGGATTACTTTGAGGATGTTGCACCACTCCTTAGCTTGCAGTTAGGGGGTTCGACAATGGATGGGATCGCAAAAAATTTCAACTTATACGTCAATTTGCTCATAAGTGCATTACCTGGATCAATGGATGACGAAGCTAACGTAGAGGGCTTAGGCCATAAGATTGTAAGAATGGCAGAAACTGAAGAACAACAGTTGGCTTTATTAGCCAATGCATCTTTACTTGCCGAGGAATTGCTTCCCAGAGCAGCTATGAAGCTATCATCAATAAACCAGTCCACGGATGATTTGCGTAAAAGAGGGCCAGATAAACAAAACCGTGTGCCTGAGCTACGAGAATGGAAAAGGAAACTACAACGCATGGTAGACAGATTGAGAGATAGTTTCTGCAGGCAGCATGCTCTCGAACTAATATTTACCGACGAAGGTGATACCCATCTCAGCGCGGAAATGTATATTAGTATGGATAATACTGTCGAAGAGCCAGAGTGGGTCCCATCTCCAATTTTCCAGGTATTTACAAGCTACATTTATTTATTGCCTCTTGAGAATTTAAACCTTACTGCTTATGTCATTCGAGACGCTTATATTCATCCTTGACCTTACCTTTGTCTTGCAAATCCTTTAGCTTTTCGAAATCTTTGGTATATGTTGCTCAATTCAAGGTTAAAACAGTGCCTCGTTCAGTGGAATGCTAAGTTGAACTGATTTTCTATCTCATCGTTTGTGCTATTGGACACTTTAGTTCATAATTTTGTAGTTGTTCTATCGTGAATTGGTGATCATATAACTGGAGGATAGTTATAACTAACATTACCCGGGTCCGTGGAATGATCCAGAGATTGTAAGGGACTAGAGTGGATGAAACATATGTACAGGTTTGAAAAAGTAGGCACCTTTAATGTGATATTCCACTCATATAGTTATAAACTGCGTCAATATGCTAGCTTTCAT includes these proteins:
- the LOC124675095 gene encoding exocyst complex component EXO84B-like — protein: MASAKSSRSRPAGHSGVFPVGGAALGVGAGGGGGGGGGGDGGVQLADKLKIFKTDNFDPDAYVQSKCQTMNEKEIRHLCSYLQDLKKASAEEMRRSVYANYAAFIRTSKEISDLEGELLSIRNLLNTQAALIHGLSEGVQIDSLTSGTEGSTEEDISNVEDQEPSEIQKWSADFPDLLDVLLAERRVDEALDALDEAERVAADARRTQTLTAAEISALRGAVSDNRQKLADQLAEAACQSSTRGIELRAAASALKRLGDGPRAHSLLLSAHNQRLQCNLQTIHPSSTSYGGAYTAALAQQVFSVVAQALSDSVEVFGDESCYASELVTWATKQVLSFALLVKRHVLSSCAAAGGLRAAAECVQISLGHCSLLEARGLSVSSVLLKQFKPSLEQALDANLRRIEESTAALAAADNWTLTYPPNGIRPVARSSVANLALQPKLSTSAHRFNSMVQDYFEDVAPLLSLQLGGSTMDGIAKNFNLYVNLLISALPGSMDDEANVEGLGHKIVRMAETEEQQLALLANASLLAEELLPRAAMKLSSINQSTDDLRKRGPDKQNRVPELREWKRKLQRMVDRLRDSFCRQHALELIFTDEGDTHLSAEMYISMDNTVEEPEWVPSPIFQELYAKLNRMAGIAADMFVGRERFATLLMMRLTETVILWLSEDQAFWEEIEQGPKPLGPLGLQQFYLDMQFVIIFGQGRFLSRHVHQVILDIIDRAMGAFSATGMNPDSVLPGDDWFMDVSQEVVGMISGKGRAANGDREIHSPTASVSAHSMSSFRSHGSS